A genomic stretch from Setaria italica strain Yugu1 chromosome VII, Setaria_italica_v2.0, whole genome shotgun sequence includes:
- the LOC101761695 gene encoding uncharacterized protein LOC101761695 → MEVCRDDGGSIYRCYTSPVSGCTFTSKMETLDYLFSGMEERMLESQESAEDNELLGSHTWLPGGWLIEVRAGGKKMNKMYKFYFHPPTGMRFLSKAEVLHYVNEGKISASDMDVLCDTRTDDNILAHVEFNPDGLPDGWVKETIFRNCNDGIRKDPYYTDPISRRVFRTLKSVLSYLGTGEISKHAYLPRRNVIDMYSFDKCVDLPQSMLKRLRAEGQTKQKSRRALVLYKELPNNQTSNHSEGGTSAGLTPKSDLKRNKFGTEKATATNENGSETTKRRRGRPKKILKQTNESISDCDKRHKEAKHNEVKEEVDICDEEDMPNGKTKKHTEMQKRTPVIQEVGNNNNIAESNSLKRKENRSDLVASPGLQNQENGRSTEAGKKATCSSVHKFYKRRCSNQTVSSNKG, encoded by the exons ATGGAGGTCTGTCGTGACGATGGTGGCTCCATCTACCGG TGCTACACTTCCCCTGTGTCCGGATGCACATTCACATCAAAGATGGAGACATTGGATTATCTTTTCTCAGGGATGGAAGAACGTATGTTGGAGTCTCAGGAAAGTGCTGAGGACAACGAGCTTCTT GGTTCTCATACATGGCTTCCAGGTGGGTGGTTGATTGAGGTCAGAGCTGGTGGGAAGAAAATGAATAAAATGTACAAG TTCTATTTTCACCCGCCTACTGGAATGCGATTCTTGTCAAAAGCAGAAGTATTGCACTATGTTAATGAGGGGAAGATTTCTGCATCCGATATGGATGTGCTGTGCGACACAAGAACTGATGACAAT ATACTTGCACATGTGGAATTCAATCCAGATGGTCTACCAGATGGATGGGTGAAAGAAACGATATTTAGAAATTGCAATGATGGAATCAGAAAAGACCCG TATTACACAGATCCCATTAGTCGTCGTGTATTTCGTACGCTTAAGTCTGTATTGAGCTACCTTGGCACTGGAGAAATATCTAAGCATGCCTACTTGCCAAGGAGAAATGTCATTGACATGTATTCATTTGACAAGTGTGTAGATCTG CCCCAAAGTATGCTGAAAAGACTAAGAGCAGAAGGACAAACGAAGCAAAAATCGAGGAGAGCACTGGTCTTGTACAAGGAATTACCGAATAACCAGACTTCAAATCACT CTGAAGGTGGCACCTCTGCTGGATTAACTCCCAAGTCTGATTTGAAAAGAAATAAGTTTGGCACTGAGAAAGCTACAGCCACAAATGAAAATGGATCAGAGACTACCAAACGACGAAGAGGAAGGCCAAAGAAAATCTTGAAGCAAACGAATGAAAGCATTTCAGATTGTGACAAGAGACATAAGGAGGCAAAGCACAATGAGGTGAAAGAGGAAGTGGATATTTGTGATGAGGAAGACATGCCGAATGGGAAGACTAAAAAGCATACTGAGATGCAGAAGCGCACTCCAGTAATCCAGGAAGTGGGAAACAACAATAATATAGCAGAAAGTAACTCGTTGAAGAGGAAGGAAAACAGATCTGATTTGGTGGCCAGCCCGGGTTTGCAAAACCAAGAGAATGGTAGATCGACTGAAGCTGGTAAGAAGGCAACATGCTCCTCAGTTCACAAATTTTACAAGAGGAGATGTAGCAACCAGACAGTCAGCTCGAATAAAGGATAA